TTGCCTCCAGAAAAAGATATTTCTGAAGCAACCTTGCATCTCATGTAGCAAATTGTGATACCCACTAGTCCACAACTATCCATTGAAGTTAACCTACTAAGACCAACATGTTGATACTAAATTTGCATAACATATAAAACCGGCTACTTTACCTTGCTACCTACATTTGCGATCTTTCTACTTGGTCCACTTGATTCCTTCACCACAAGGAGTTCCACTGTCAAGCAACTCAAGGCTTTCCACATATGTTGTCATCCGAATATTACCTAAAGGTGTGAATCTCACAAGTGGTGTTGAAAGCATGCCCGTACGAGTATTATAAATCCTTGATTCCATATCATTTAAATCAGGAAATGTCTCGATAAGCAAGTCACCATTATACGTTGGTTGCAACAGTGGGCCAACTAGAAATGGAGGGGATTCCAGTTTATGAAAAACAGACCAAGCAGAAACATTATTAgactctttcttcttcacccaGATCCAAGGATTATTACCCTTGGCACACATCACAGCTACAGAACCATTAAACTCTCCTAGTTGTTTAATTTCCCAGCTGGGTTCTGGCAAAGGAATTGTGCCAAAAACATGGGTGCTCACATCCAATGTCATGATAACAGAATGGGGTCTCTTTTGTGATTCACTAGCGAACCAATACAATGTTGTATCGATCAGATATGAGTTACATCTGAGATGATAAAAAGTACTAGCAGGGGGAGCAATCGAAGACCAAGAACCTGTCTTAAGAGTGTAAACAAATGCTTTTAGTGTAGCCCCATAATCTATAAGCATAATCTTGTAATCATTAGAGATTGGGTCAAAACCAAACCCAACTGTCATTTTAGAAGATTTACTCCCCAAAGGATGCCTAGGGATCATTAGTCGGCGCCGTATTGAAAAGTTCCACAGACACATACCGAAAGTCATATCAACTAACAACAGAATTCCATTACATGAACCAGCGATTTGGACTTCACATCTGGGGAACTCAACTGCTGTAACCCCCTGGTATCCTTCTTCACTAGAAGAGAATGGCAACCGGTCTTCCTCATGCAGAGTATAGATATCCTTTCTACCCATGAAATTGTTCATTATGAGGACTTTTTGGGTGGTTTTCACCAATCCCAGACTGTATTTGCGGAAAAAATCTGGGCTGGAGATTAGAGAGCACCATGCTTTTGAAAGAGTCCTAAATCGGAGGAGGGACTTCACCGGCAGATTCGTGAAGATTTTAACAATCAACTCTTGAGGCAAATAATCAGACATTGTGCAACAGCAGCAGTGTTCCTATAgatttgttttcatataaataaagaaaaaaacagttAATCGTCATCTCAACAAGTAAAAGCATATATAAATGGGTAATATATAGCTCAGAGATATTGATAAATTTTTTCTACAGTATATCCTTTTCAAATTGCATATATGAGTTGCGAATTGTATCTTTAAAGTGCAACTTATTTTAAACACAACTTTTATAAGTCATATAGAAAGATGACATTGCAAAAGGATGCATCTGTCATGAATTTGCCGAGAAAAAACCCAATGTGAATTTACCgaaaaaaaacccacaaaatGTTGGATGACGCTTTTTATCAAACACCTGGGGGGCTGTTTGGCAAGAAATTTTTAAGAACCCCCAACAAGCTCTTAAAACTTCACCCGTAACAACAATATTACCAATTTTATAAAAAGGATATATAAGACAGTACTAATGTTAAGGATTAtgctaaaataatatatatatttttctgaaCATTCCAATTTCATTAACCCCAGCAAGTGGCTAGCAAAACAAGTAACAGTACAGAGCTGGaagttatatgtataaaaaataatatgtaaaaaagaATGGTAACG
The sequence above is drawn from the Erigeron canadensis isolate Cc75 chromosome 4, C_canadensis_v1, whole genome shotgun sequence genome and encodes:
- the LOC122596387 gene encoding putative F-box protein At3g16210, which gives rise to MSDYLPQELIVKIFTNLPVKSLLRFRTLSKAWCSLISSPDFFRKYSLGLVKTTQKVLIMNNFMGRKDIYTLHEEDRLPFSSSEEGYQGVTAVEFPRCEVQIAGSCNGILLLVDMTFGMCLWNFSIRRRLMIPRHPLGSKSSKMTVGFGFDPISNDYKIMLIDYGATLKAFVYTLKTGSWSSIAPPASTFYHLRCNSYLIDTTLYWFASESQKRPHSVIMTLDVSTHVFGTIPLPEPSWEIKQLGEFNGSVAVMCAKGNNPWIWVKKKESNNVSAWSVFHKLESPPFLVGPLLQPTYNGDLLIETFPDLNDMESRIYNTRTGMLSTPLVRFTPLGNIRMTTYVESLELLDSGTPCGEGIKWTK